From the Gammaproteobacteria bacterium genome, one window contains:
- a CDS encoding Exo-beta-1,3-glucanase, whose amino-acid sequence MPLVSSLNRSTPTLFSVFVAFAVCALLNLAAWWWFNCPVVLPLSFDEPLSSVSFAPYRRGQNPLTMVYPSPAQVEEDLASLVGIARGIRTYTSREGLAEVPQLARKYGFTLTQGAWLTVPYQLDGTPTYNELELSALIRSAQSYPDVVRRVIVGNEVLLRGELTPAQLIDYIRRVKAAVKQPVTYADVWAFFEKYPEVGRAVDFLTIHILPYWEDEPVSLEQAAEHVVWVYRRIQGLFPGKPILIGEVGWPTQGRTRGPAPPTRENSARFLRTVARLARENRFDYNWVEAFDQPWKSALEGTVGANWGVVDEQRRSKFGLDGPVVSNPEWRGQALSAVLAAVLLGVLGLWLRARGEAVRGRRYDTIELWRVMAMLQLLGSLVVIQAVYVCTISYTTIETWWAGLRIIPHVLLAGVIAVGMVAASRDSIVNSGTMLLGRRLMILYLVAAIFTTTLLLLDGRYRDIPTREFLIPGLGVTAYAVMRIRAGGAGWVQAFSLPNLFPGDPLHDPISPRRTVIILWVAMGVGPLSESWALSQGQDFLHLHSTWVERVPLLLYALVANMEMLVWSALLGVMAMPFLAQWYLARSQLPKSA is encoded by the coding sequence ATGCCCCTAGTGTCCAGCCTCAATCGTTCGACTCCGACCTTGTTCTCCGTTTTCGTTGCCTTTGCCGTCTGTGCGCTGTTGAATCTTGCCGCTTGGTGGTGGTTCAACTGCCCGGTCGTATTGCCATTGTCCTTTGATGAGCCGTTGAGCAGCGTTTCCTTTGCCCCCTATCGGCGTGGCCAGAATCCGTTAACCATGGTGTATCCGTCACCTGCCCAGGTCGAGGAGGATCTGGCGAGCTTGGTAGGGATTGCGCGTGGGATACGCACCTATACCAGCCGCGAAGGATTGGCTGAAGTTCCGCAGCTTGCCCGCAAATACGGTTTTACCCTGACCCAAGGGGCGTGGTTGACAGTGCCGTATCAGCTCGATGGGACGCCGACCTACAACGAACTCGAATTGAGCGCCCTGATTCGTTCCGCTCAGTCCTACCCCGATGTCGTACGACGGGTCATCGTCGGCAATGAAGTATTGCTGCGTGGCGAACTGACCCCGGCCCAGCTCATTGACTACATCCGCAGGGTTAAAGCAGCGGTCAAACAACCCGTGACCTACGCCGATGTCTGGGCCTTTTTCGAGAAATATCCCGAGGTAGGGAGAGCAGTGGATTTCCTTACCATTCACATCTTGCCCTATTGGGAGGATGAGCCAGTCTCTTTGGAACAGGCTGCGGAGCATGTGGTATGGGTCTATCGTCGAATCCAGGGGCTCTTTCCGGGCAAACCCATCCTCATTGGGGAGGTGGGTTGGCCTACCCAGGGTCGTACGCGGGGACCAGCGCCGCCCACAAGGGAGAATAGTGCACGTTTTCTGCGTACCGTGGCCCGTCTTGCCCGGGAAAACCGTTTTGATTACAACTGGGTTGAGGCCTTCGATCAGCCTTGGAAGAGTGCCCTGGAGGGAACGGTGGGGGCAAATTGGGGGGTAGTGGATGAGCAACGCCGCAGTAAGTTTGGGCTTGATGGACCGGTGGTATCGAATCCTGAGTGGCGGGGACAGGCGCTGAGTGCGGTATTAGCTGCGGTATTACTCGGTGTACTGGGTCTTTGGTTGAGGGCGAGGGGAGAGGCAGTGCGCGGGCGCCGCTATGACACGATCGAACTTTGGCGAGTGATGGCCATGCTTCAGCTTCTGGGGAGCCTGGTGGTTATTCAGGCGGTCTACGTCTGCACCATCAGTTATACAACGATTGAGACTTGGTGGGCGGGGCTACGGATTATTCCCCATGTCCTATTGGCTGGGGTCATCGCGGTGGGAATGGTGGCGGCGTCAAGAGATTCAATCGTGAATTCAGGCACGATGTTGTTGGGGCGGAGGTTGATGATTCTCTACCTGGTGGCGGCGATATTTACTACCACCCTGTTGCTACTGGATGGACGCTATCGAGATATTCCTACGCGGGAGTTTCTGATCCCTGGTCTGGGGGTGACCGCTTACGCTGTGATGCGAATCCGAGCGGGAGGGGCGGGGTGGGTGCAGGCCTTTTCGCTACCGAATCTATTTCCCGGTGATCCCCTGCATGACCCAATCTCTCCGAGGCGCACGGTAATTATCTTGTGGGTGGCGATGGGGGTGGGGCCACTTTCTGAATCTTGGGCATTGAGTCAGGGACAGGATTTCCTCCACCTTCACTCGACCTGGGTAGAGCGAGTTCCCCTGCTGCTCTATGCCCTGGTGGCTAATATGGAGATGTTGGTTTGGTCCGCTTTATTGGGGGTAATGGCGATGCCGTTCTTGGCGCAATGGTATCTGGCTCGTAGTCAGTTACCTAAATCTGCCTAG
- a CDS encoding diguanylate cyclase, whose product MPSITEPSISEIQDILEELEQAIQDHNQWLMEWHRAIICRVPLEEHHMANDAHRCCNFGRWYYGHNHSYLATFPAFAQLELVHLTIHAVAKNLLLKSIGNEPLSLVEYDGFLTWRGEFRDVIRTLETKLQQTIFYTDPLTRVANRQQMLPALRQCQVRLSSHQEDSVICMLDLDHFKQVNDHYGHQAGDQVLIAVADFLSGHLRPRDMIFRYGGEEFLLVLVDVNLAVSAKVVERLRTLLAQETIMVDSQTSLRVTASFGLAAVEVVPEVEEIIARADQALYAAKEGGRNQVHYMTSLGIERVSPLDN is encoded by the coding sequence ATGCCATCAATTACCGAGCCTAGTATCAGTGAAATCCAGGATATCTTGGAAGAGTTGGAACAAGCCATCCAAGATCACAATCAATGGCTCATGGAGTGGCATCGTGCCATTATTTGCAGAGTGCCGTTGGAAGAACATCACATGGCAAATGATGCGCACCGCTGTTGCAATTTTGGCAGGTGGTATTATGGTCATAACCACTCCTATTTGGCTACATTCCCGGCCTTTGCCCAGCTTGAATTGGTGCATCTTACGATTCATGCCGTGGCCAAGAATTTACTGTTGAAATCTATCGGAAACGAACCGCTCTCGCTGGTTGAGTACGATGGTTTTCTTACATGGCGCGGAGAATTTCGGGATGTAATTCGGACGCTGGAGACGAAATTACAACAGACTATCTTTTACACCGACCCGCTTACTCGTGTGGCCAATCGACAGCAGATGTTGCCGGCGTTGCGTCAGTGCCAGGTGCGTCTGAGTAGCCATCAGGAGGATAGCGTGATATGTATGTTGGATCTCGATCACTTTAAGCAGGTTAATGATCACTATGGTCATCAAGCGGGCGATCAGGTATTGATAGCGGTTGCTGATTTTCTCTCTGGTCATCTTCGTCCCCGTGACATGATATTTCGTTATGGTGGGGAAGAATTTTTGCTGGTATTGGTGGATGTCAATCTCGCGGTATCTGCCAAGGTTGTGGAAAGATTACGTACCTTGTTGGCTCAGGAAACCATTATGGTGGACTCCCAGACATCGTTGCGAGTAACTGCGTCCTTTGGATTGGCAGCAGTGGAGGTGGTGCCGGAGGTCGAAGAGATAATTGCCCGCGCTGACCAAGCGCTGTATGCCGCTAAAGAAGGGGGGCGTAACCAGGTTCACTATATGACATCTCTGGGGATTGAACGAGTATCTCCTCTTGATAATTAA
- a CDS encoding hypothetical protein (Evidence 5 : Unknown function) produces the protein MAAELEQACQKNASTPVIRSLLERLLVELSSVITGLARIGAGETVPTEASVILDMTKVQPLLDQLAAQLTEIDSEAYDTVQELLSLTKDSSLASALQKIASAVTDYEFEEAEIALRALQIAVCTPT, from the coding sequence GTGGCGGCGGAACTCGAACAGGCCTGCCAGAAGAATGCGTCGACTCCTGTTATCCGGAGTTTACTCGAGCGGTTGTTGGTCGAATTGTCTTCGGTAATTACGGGGCTGGCAAGGATTGGTGCGGGAGAAACCGTGCCCACTGAAGCCTCCGTTATATTGGATATGACCAAGGTCCAACCGTTGCTTGATCAGTTGGCGGCACAACTAACAGAGATTGATAGTGAGGCCTACGATACCGTGCAGGAATTGCTGTCCTTAACTAAAGATTCATCGCTCGCCAGTGCCTTGCAAAAGATTGCTAGCGCAGTAACGGACTATGAATTTGAAGAGGCAGAGATCGCGTTGCGGGCACTACAGATCGCAGTATGTACGCCAACGTGA